A single region of the Methanolacinia paynteri genome encodes:
- a CDS encoding radical SAM protein, producing the protein MKQCSYADSPWRITFETNPDTCNLRCIMCDTHSPYLDSKRDSKNRFLPFSVIESVIRSAADHGLREVIPSTMGEPLMYPEFDKLLDLISELDLRLNLTTNGTFPGIGVTNWGRKILPVASDVKISINGATKNTAENIMRNLDLRKQTENADKFLRQRDFYRSMGHDPTVTMQVTFMRSNVFELPAMLENAINMGFDRFKGHHVWVTNPKIEGETLKNPEFRNIWNETVDELRKIAGNQIELANIVPFDDSSSLPLDSICPFIGKEAWIGSNGQFHVCCAPAEEREVFGNFGNVNDDDFLELWNSPKYLDFFSGWGSYDLCQKCNMRITKGGI; encoded by the coding sequence ATGAAGCAGTGCAGCTATGCAGATTCTCCATGGAGAATTACATTTGAAACAAATCCTGATACCTGTAATCTCAGGTGCATAATGTGTGATACTCATAGTCCGTATCTGGATTCTAAGAGGGACAGCAAAAATAGATTCCTTCCTTTTTCTGTGATTGAGAGTGTAATCCGTTCAGCAGCAGATCATGGTCTTCGGGAGGTTATACCAAGCACCATGGGTGAACCACTAATGTATCCTGAGTTTGATAAGCTCCTTGATCTGATATCCGAACTTGATCTCAGGCTTAACCTCACAACCAACGGGACATTCCCGGGGATCGGCGTGACCAATTGGGGGCGAAAAATTCTCCCTGTTGCAAGTGATGTCAAAATTTCCATAAACGGTGCTACAAAAAATACAGCAGAAAACATAATGCGAAATCTGGATCTTCGGAAACAAACTGAAAATGCAGATAAATTCCTCAGGCAACGGGATTTTTACCGGTCTATGGGTCATGATCCGACAGTTACCATGCAGGTTACTTTCATGCGTTCAAATGTATTTGAACTCCCTGCAATGCTTGAAAATGCAATTAATATGGGATTTGACAGATTCAAAGGTCATCATGTATGGGTTACAAATCCTAAAATTGAAGGCGAAACTCTGAAAAATCCTGAGTTTAGGAATATATGGAATGAAACAGTAGATGAGCTAAGAAAAATCGCGGGAAATCAAATTGAACTTGCAAATATTGTACCCTTCGATGACTCGTCATCTCTTCCTTTGGATTCTATATGCCCTTTTATCGGAAAAGAGGCCTGGATTGGATCAAACGGGCAATTCCATGTCTGTTGTGCGCCCGCTGAAGAACGTGAAGTTTTTGGAAATTTTGGAAATGTAAATGACGATGATTTCCTTGAACTTTGGAACTCCCCAAAATATCTGGATTTTTTTTCAGGATGGGGGAGTTACGACCTCTGCCAAAAATGTAATATGAGAATTACAAAGGGGGGGATATGA
- a CDS encoding GDP-mannose 4,6-dehydratase: MEKTNKGYILVTGGAGLIGLNLAYRLTDCGCNVILFDRQLPMSTGKISNAIWKTGEIRDKNVLEGIFNRYPVRGIIHLAAVSRVIDAQEDPELCWDVNVSGTKNLLEIAQNSGENPWLIYGSSREVYGESKDFPSTESDDPNPVNIYGESKVAGEKIAEKYSKAVSVPAVALRFSNVYGSRFDHKTRVIPAFIGNASNDEPMQIEGGDHLFDFTHVSDTVEAIIKTIQYLETFPGGEHFDKIDILKGKSHSLQDLASIIASSEGKSLKVVNRPPRAYDVKKFIGDPKKAAEVIGFKAQISLEDGIKKTLSEYKKDAMRVLKVIHGYPPYYMAGSEVYSYHLARELVRKGHEVAVFTRIENPFDKPYSIEDSIEDGVFIRRINNPERNYTLKDNYENENISSAFEDYLVNFKPDVVHIGHLSHLSSDIVTIAKKHNVPVIFTLHDFWLFCFRGQMIDPEAQICKGPGKDLCMACLCQKFKEHAFEEDFERYREKLDSVINDIDHFIAPSEHIRDFFISKGIPKEKISHLRYGFETEKIEFDRRIYDENSAVVFGFTGRVIPVKGVDMLIRSFSRIKNSDIKLKIFGGAGSALPFLKSKNDDRVSFHGDYHTNSVNDVLKEFDVLVAPSLWYEVSPLVIQEAFLAGKPVITSDLGGMKELVDEGINGYKVPPGDEKALQELLQRIADNPTVLNGLNIDPSVVLPIEYHTQKVIDIYRSFL; this comes from the coding sequence ATGGAAAAAACCAACAAAGGTTATATTCTTGTCACTGGCGGAGCAGGTTTAATTGGTTTAAACCTCGCATACCGGCTCACAGACTGCGGTTGCAATGTCATTCTTTTTGACAGGCAACTCCCCATGTCGACAGGAAAAATTAGTAATGCAATCTGGAAAACCGGCGAGATTCGTGATAAAAATGTTCTTGAAGGCATTTTTAACAGATATCCTGTTCGTGGTATCATCCATTTGGCAGCTGTGTCAAGAGTTATCGATGCTCAGGAGGACCCGGAATTATGCTGGGATGTAAATGTATCCGGGACGAAAAATCTTTTGGAAATTGCACAAAATTCCGGTGAAAATCCATGGCTTATCTATGGCAGCAGCAGGGAAGTATATGGGGAGTCAAAAGATTTTCCATCAACAGAATCGGATGATCCAAATCCTGTAAATATCTATGGAGAGTCTAAGGTTGCCGGTGAAAAAATTGCTGAAAAGTATTCAAAAGCAGTCTCCGTTCCTGCAGTTGCATTACGCTTCTCGAATGTCTATGGAAGTCGTTTTGATCATAAAACAAGAGTAATTCCGGCATTTATCGGGAATGCTTCGAATGATGAACCTATGCAAATTGAGGGGGGCGATCATTTATTTGATTTTACTCATGTCTCTGATACTGTAGAAGCTATTATAAAAACTATTCAATATCTGGAGACATTTCCTGGGGGTGAACATTTTGATAAAATAGACATTCTTAAAGGGAAGTCTCATTCTCTTCAGGATCTTGCATCAATTATTGCTTCTTCTGAAGGAAAATCCCTGAAGGTTGTAAATAGGCCTCCGCGAGCATATGATGTTAAGAAATTCATTGGAGATCCAAAAAAGGCTGCAGAAGTAATCGGTTTCAAGGCTCAAATATCTCTTGAAGATGGAATAAAGAAAACATTGAGTGAATATAAAAAAGATGCAATGCGTGTATTAAAGGTCATTCATGGATATCCTCCATATTACATGGCCGGGTCGGAAGTCTATTCCTATCATCTTGCCCGTGAACTTGTCCGTAAGGGGCATGAGGTTGCAGTATTCACAAGAATCGAAAATCCCTTTGATAAGCCATATTCTATTGAAGATTCAATTGAAGACGGGGTATTTATCAGAAGGATAAACAATCCTGAAAGAAACTATACTTTAAAGGACAATTATGAGAACGAAAATATTTCTTCAGCTTTCGAGGATTATCTGGTTAATTTCAAACCGGATGTTGTGCACATAGGTCATCTGTCTCATCTTTCGTCAGATATTGTTACAATTGCAAAAAAACATAATGTGCCTGTAATCTTCACTCTACATGATTTCTGGCTGTTTTGCTTCCGTGGACAGATGATTGATCCTGAAGCCCAAATTTGCAAAGGGCCGGGAAAAGATCTCTGTATGGCATGCTTGTGCCAGAAATTTAAGGAGCATGCGTTTGAAGAGGATTTTGAAAGGTACAGGGAAAAGCTGGATTCAGTTATAAATGATATTGATCACTTCATAGCTCCTTCAGAACATATCAGGGATTTTTTCATATCAAAGGGAATACCCAAAGAGAAAATTTCACATCTGAGATATGGTTTTGAAACGGAAAAAATTGAATTTGACAGACGCATATATGATGAAAATTCAGCTGTAGTGTTTGGGTTTACCGGCCGAGTAATCCCGGTAAAAGGAGTTGATATGCTGATACGTTCCTTTTCCAGGATAAAAAATTCTGACATAAAACTGAAAATATTCGGCGGAGCTGGATCAGCCCTACCATTCCTGAAGTCAAAAAATGATGACCGTGTATCCTTTCATGGAGATTATCATACGAACAGTGTCAATGATGTCTTAAAGGAATTTGATGTTTTGGTTGCACCTTCGTTATGGTATGAAGTATCTCCGCTTGTTATTCAGGAAGCGTTTCTTGCAGGAAAACCTGTAATTACCAGTGATTTGGGAGGAATGAAGGAACTTGTTGATGAAGGAATTAATGGTTATAAAGTTCCTCCCGGAGATGAAAAGGCACTTCAGGAGTTATTACAGAGAATAGCGGATAATCCTACAGTTCTTAATGGTCTCAATATTGATCCGTCTGTTGTTCTTCCTATAGAATATCACACACAGAAAGTAATTGACATATACCGGAGTTTCTTATGA
- a CDS encoding rhodanese-like domain-containing protein: MNSYEFIINRIIIIDSIQIYSKVMSNSMGTEKIPIKTSEKRTTLTIDQDTKLVFDWAMKNQGAKSVSKYLQHLLLTEQQVNEPDKEDETWSHLLNQARAEKKVCEKHGKPLVYICSCGDKLCTDCDIQMHINAGHIVQNYCRIHDTGYGENCLMCEKERWENVVAVDGIIPKDLMELLDSTRDIAVIDVRDQKEWNEGHLPEEYGSHKDYLRLFAYREFVRQKEMKDEFAEIKEFLAKHSQSLFIVISHGGKQNVPDEKKESGRGFLVAAHMKCLFGVENVCYLRGGYYAFHEQFPHIEEKKGP, from the coding sequence GTGAATTCATATGAATTCATAATCAACAGAATTATTATTATTGATTCAATACAGATCTATTCAAAAGTTATGAGCAATTCAATGGGGACCGAGAAGATCCCAATAAAAACATCAGAAAAAAGGACTACATTAACGATAGATCAGGATACAAAACTTGTTTTTGACTGGGCTATGAAAAACCAAGGTGCAAAGAGTGTCTCAAAATATCTGCAGCACCTCCTGTTAACAGAGCAGCAGGTTAATGAACCCGATAAAGAAGATGAGACATGGTCACATCTGCTAAATCAGGCCAGGGCAGAAAAAAAAGTATGCGAAAAACATGGCAAACCTCTTGTGTATATCTGCAGTTGTGGCGATAAACTGTGTACTGATTGTGATATACAAATGCACATAAATGCAGGGCATATTGTCCAGAACTACTGTAGAATCCATGATACAGGATATGGGGAAAACTGCCTTATGTGCGAAAAGGAACGCTGGGAAAATGTTGTTGCTGTGGATGGGATAATTCCTAAAGACCTAATGGAGTTACTGGATTCAACCAGGGATATTGCAGTGATAGATGTAAGAGATCAAAAGGAATGGAATGAGGGCCATCTTCCAGAAGAGTATGGATCGCATAAGGATTATCTCAGGTTATTCGCGTACCGTGAATTTGTAAGGCAGAAAGAAATGAAAGATGAATTTGCGGAGATAAAAGAATTTCTGGCCAAACACAGTCAAAGTTTATTCATTGTTATCAGCCACGGCGGAAAACAAAATGTTCCCGATGAAAAGAAAGAAAGCGGTCGTGGGTTTTTGGTTGCAGCACATATGAAATGTCTATTCGGTGTTGAAAATGTCTGTTATTTAAGAGGTGGATATTACGCATTTCATGAGCAGTTTCCGCATATAGAAGAAAAAAAGGGACCATAG
- a CDS encoding phosphoribosyltransferase, with translation MTPGEEAGSFSCELIGWEEAADLSRTLAYKIRNSGYCPDIVIAIGRGGYVPARIVCDYMLHEKLTSIRIEHWGIAAEKKDKATVVFPLSTDISGLSVLVIDDVTDTGETLEAAVDYISSLDPAEIRTGVLHHKDCSFYEPDFYAKYVEKWRWIVYPWALYEETFGFSEKVLSGEYATPGEIQKKLHEIYGFDVDTGMLRDALADLAASGRAARSGVCFKSAGK, from the coding sequence ATGACACCGGGAGAAGAGGCAGGATCGTTTTCATGTGAGTTGATTGGATGGGAAGAGGCGGCGGATCTTTCACGAACTCTGGCATATAAAATCCGTAATTCGGGATATTGCCCGGATATCGTAATCGCAATCGGAAGGGGAGGCTATGTACCTGCAAGAATAGTTTGCGATTACATGCTGCATGAAAAACTGACCAGCATCAGGATAGAGCACTGGGGAATTGCGGCTGAAAAAAAGGATAAGGCCACTGTGGTCTTTCCTCTTTCAACGGATATTTCCGGTCTTAGTGTTTTGGTGATCGATGATGTCACCGACACCGGTGAAACCCTTGAAGCGGCGGTAGATTACATCAGCTCCCTTGATCCTGCGGAGATCAGGACCGGCGTCCTCCATCACAAGGACTGTTCGTTTTACGAACCCGATTTCTATGCAAAGTACGTCGAAAAATGGAGATGGATCGTATATCCCTGGGCACTGTACGAGGAAACTTTCGGTTTTTCGGAAAAGGTTCTCTCCGGTGAATATGCCACCCCCGGGGAAATCCAAAAAAAATTACATGAGATATATGGTTTTGATGTTGATACCGGAATGCTCAGGGATGCACTGGCCGATCTTGCCGCATCCGGAAGGGCAGCGAGATCAGGAGTATGTTTCAAAAGTGCGGGTAAATAA
- a CDS encoding YwbE family protein, whose protein sequence is MGAGKDPRDRKNIDAGAKVGIVLKKDQKSGKTTEGIVKEILTNSSFHPHGIKVRLEDGQVGRVKVIFGE, encoded by the coding sequence ATGGGAGCAGGTAAAGATCCGAGGGATCGTAAAAATATAGATGCCGGGGCGAAGGTTGGCATTGTCCTGAAGAAGGATCAGAAAAGCGGAAAGACAACCGAAGGAATAGTGAAGGAGATCCTAACCAACTCCTCGTTTCACCCGCACGGGATTAAAGTCAGGCTTGAAGATGGACAGGTCGGAAGGGTGAAGGTTATTTTCGGGGAGTGA
- the mcrA gene encoding coenzyme-B sulfoethylthiotransferase subunit alpha has protein sequence MGKIERSQKLFLNALKEKFQGQDIESERTTFYNFGGVRQSPRKREFMAETVEIEKRRGISMYDPERCHLGGIPMGQRQLMTYEVSGTETFVEGDDLHFVNNAAMQQMWDEIRRTVIVGMDMAHATLQKRLGKEVTPETINEYLHILNHAMPGGAVVQEHMVETHPALTDDCFVKIFTGDDELADDIDPQYLINVDKLFPENQAAELKEEVGKSIFQAIHIPTIVSRTCDGGTTSRWSAMQIGMSFIAAYRMCAGEAAVADLSFAAKHAGVIQMGTILPARRARGPNEPGGIKFGFFGDMIQANRKYPNDPAKAALEVVGGGCMLFDQIWLGSYMSGGVGFTQYATAAYTDNILDEFTYYGMDYIGDKYNVDWKNPSPADKVKPTQDIVNDIATEVCLNAMEQYEQFPTMMEDHFGGSQRAGVMAAACGLSTSIATGNSNAGLNAWYLCMLMHKDGWSRLGFFGYDLQDQCGSANSLSMEPDRGLVGEFRGPNYPNYAMNVGHQGEYAAIVSSAHYGRGDGYCLQPLIKITFADPSLSFDFAEPRREFAKGAVREFTPAGERSLIIPAR, from the coding sequence ATGGGAAAAATTGAAAGGAGCCAGAAACTTTTCCTGAACGCCCTTAAGGAAAAATTCCAGGGCCAGGACATAGAATCCGAAAGAACGACATTCTACAACTTCGGTGGCGTCCGCCAGTCCCCGCGTAAGCGCGAGTTCATGGCAGAGACCGTGGAGATTGAGAAGAGGCGCGGAATTTCGATGTACGATCCTGAGAGATGCCATCTCGGTGGTATCCCTATGGGCCAGCGCCAGCTTATGACCTACGAGGTATCCGGTACCGAAACATTTGTCGAAGGTGACGATCTGCATTTCGTAAATAACGCCGCAATGCAGCAGATGTGGGACGAGATCAGGAGGACCGTTATCGTCGGTATGGATATGGCTCACGCAACACTCCAGAAGCGTCTCGGAAAGGAGGTAACTCCGGAGACGATCAACGAGTACCTGCATATCCTGAACCATGCAATGCCCGGCGGAGCTGTCGTCCAGGAACACATGGTCGAGACCCACCCCGCCCTTACCGATGACTGTTTTGTCAAAATTTTTACAGGTGACGACGAACTGGCGGATGACATCGATCCCCAGTACCTGATCAACGTCGACAAGTTATTCCCTGAAAACCAGGCGGCCGAGCTTAAGGAAGAGGTCGGAAAGTCCATCTTCCAGGCGATTCATATACCGACCATCGTTTCTAGGACGTGTGACGGAGGTACTACCTCGCGCTGGTCTGCAATGCAGATCGGAATGTCCTTCATCGCCGCATACCGCATGTGCGCCGGTGAAGCGGCGGTTGCGGATCTTTCATTCGCCGCAAAGCACGCAGGTGTTATTCAGATGGGAACCATCCTCCCTGCCCGCCGTGCCAGGGGTCCGAACGAACCCGGAGGAATAAAATTCGGTTTCTTCGGTGATATGATCCAGGCCAACAGGAAATACCCGAACGATCCTGCAAAAGCAGCTCTCGAGGTTGTAGGTGGCGGATGTATGCTCTTTGACCAGATTTGGCTCGGATCGTATATGTCCGGCGGTGTGGGTTTCACACAGTATGCAACCGCGGCATATACCGACAACATCCTCGACGAGTTCACTTACTACGGAATGGATTATATCGGGGACAAGTACAACGTCGACTGGAAGAACCCGTCGCCTGCTGATAAGGTGAAACCGACCCAGGATATCGTCAACGATATCGCGACCGAGGTCTGCCTTAATGCGATGGAGCAGTACGAGCAGTTCCCGACTATGATGGAGGATCACTTCGGCGGTTCGCAGCGTGCGGGTGTAATGGCTGCGGCATGCGGTCTTTCGACCTCGATTGCAACCGGGAATTCGAATGCCGGTCTCAATGCATGGTACCTGTGCATGTTGATGCATAAGGACGGATGGAGCCGCTTAGGTTTCTTCGGGTACGATCTTCAGGACCAGTGCGGATCTGCGAACTCGCTCTCGATGGAGCCCGACCGCGGTCTCGTAGGCGAATTCAGGGGTCCGAACTATCCCAACTATGCGATGAACGTCGGTCACCAGGGAGAATATGCGGCCATTGTTTCAAGTGCGCACTATGGTCGCGGAGACGGTTACTGTCTTCAGCCCCTGATCAAGATCACGTTCGCCGACCCTTCACTTTCGTTCGACTTCGCGGAGCCTAGGCGTGAGTTTGCCAAAGGTGCGGTACGTGAGTTCACTCCTGCGGGAGAAAGATCTCTCATAATCCCGGCAAGGTAG
- the mcrG gene encoding coenzyme-B sulfoethylthiotransferase subunit gamma, with amino-acid sequence MYKPQYGPGTSVVAQNRRNQMNPEYELSKIRSVTDEDIILILGHRAPGQAYPSAHPPLAEQQEPDDPMRKLVKPTDGAKAGDRVRYIQFADSMFNAPCQPYQRTYMEMYRFRAIDPGTLSGRQIVECRERDLEQYSKILIETEVFDPATVSCRGATVHGHSLRLAEDGLMFDALQRCILAEDGNVCYVKDQIGIPLDRPVYVGKPMDEEWLKEKSTIFHSLVGTALRDDKEYVKYIQRIHSLRTKYGFMPQEE; translated from the coding sequence ATGTACAAACCGCAATATGGTCCGGGAACTTCCGTTGTCGCTCAGAACAGGCGCAACCAGATGAACCCGGAATATGAACTATCCAAGATCCGCTCGGTTACGGATGAAGATATAATTCTTATTCTCGGACACCGTGCACCGGGACAGGCATATCCGTCGGCACACCCTCCTCTTGCCGAGCAGCAGGAACCCGACGACCCGATGAGAAAACTCGTGAAACCGACTGACGGTGCAAAGGCGGGAGACCGCGTTCGTTATATCCAGTTCGCCGACTCCATGTTCAATGCACCGTGCCAGCCCTACCAGCGGACATACATGGAGATGTACCGTTTCCGTGCAATCGATCCCGGAACCTTATCCGGCAGACAGATCGTGGAATGCCGCGAAAGGGATCTGGAACAGTATTCGAAGATCCTTATCGAGACCGAGGTGTTCGATCCGGCGACTGTCTCATGCAGGGGAGCAACGGTTCACGGCCATTCCCTCCGCCTTGCCGAAGACGGCCTGATGTTCGATGCCCTTCAGAGATGTATTCTGGCCGAAGACGGGAATGTCTGTTATGTAAAGGACCAGATCGGTATCCCGCTCGACCGTCCTGTCTATGTCGGAAAACCGATGGACGAGGAATGGCTGAAGGAGAAGAGTACGATATTCCACTCACTTGTGGGAACCGCACTTCGTGACGACAAGGAATATGTGAAGTATATTCAGCGTATTCATTCGCTCAGGACCAAATATGGTTTCATGCCCCAGGAGGAGTAA
- the mcrB gene encoding coenzyme-B sulfoethylthiotransferase subunit beta produces the protein MVAYSDTIDLYSDDGKLLKSDVNLGQISPMINPAAGKIIDLTKRTINVNLGGIETALKTGRLGKHKSRIRGRELDLPIMENKDAIVEKIRNMIQVEDNDDTEILEFNNGNLLLVQVPSKRLINAATYDAAITSVASATTYAIVDQFDIGAFDASVVKAACWGAYPQTMDMEGALVSSILSIPQNNEGIGFALRNIPVNHYVMMTNRNSLQGVALASTLEMAGHYEMGMAIGPFERNLLLAYGYQGLNANNMVYDIVKANGESGTVGTVVQSLVERALEDRVISPGSKDGFFQFYDTKDPMMWNAYVAAGQLAATIVNCGAGRFAQAASATLLYFNDLIEHETGLPSCDFGRMMGTSVGFSFFSHSIYGGGGPGIFNGNHVVTRHANGVAIPCVVAACALDAGTQMFSPESTSKVMGETYGKIDVFNKPIHQIAKGVSALS, from the coding sequence ATGGTAGCATATTCAGATACAATCGATCTATATTCCGATGATGGTAAACTTCTCAAAAGCGATGTTAATCTCGGACAGATCAGTCCGATGATTAATCCTGCGGCCGGGAAAATTATCGATTTGACGAAAAGAACGATTAATGTCAATCTTGGGGGTATCGAAACTGCTCTCAAAACCGGAAGGCTCGGGAAACACAAAAGCAGGATCAGGGGAAGGGAACTTGATCTTCCGATAATGGAAAACAAGGATGCAATCGTAGAAAAGATCAGGAACATGATCCAGGTCGAAGACAACGATGACACTGAAATCCTTGAGTTCAACAACGGAAATCTTCTCCTTGTTCAGGTTCCGTCGAAACGCCTTATAAATGCCGCAACCTATGATGCAGCAATCACGTCCGTTGCATCCGCGACAACATATGCAATCGTCGACCAATTCGATATCGGCGCTTTTGACGCTTCTGTTGTTAAGGCGGCGTGCTGGGGAGCATACCCGCAGACGATGGATATGGAGGGTGCGCTCGTTTCATCTATTCTTTCCATCCCGCAGAACAACGAGGGAATCGGATTTGCACTGAGAAACATTCCTGTAAACCACTACGTTATGATGACCAACAGGAACTCTCTCCAGGGTGTTGCCCTCGCTTCGACTCTCGAGATGGCCGGCCATTATGAAATGGGAATGGCAATCGGACCCTTCGAACGGAATCTGCTCCTGGCCTACGGCTACCAGGGTCTCAATGCGAATAACATGGTCTATGATATTGTTAAGGCGAACGGAGAGAGCGGTACAGTCGGAACCGTCGTTCAGTCCCTTGTAGAGCGTGCTCTCGAAGACAGGGTAATCTCTCCGGGCAGTAAGGACGGCTTCTTCCAGTTCTACGACACGAAGGACCCGATGATGTGGAATGCATATGTTGCAGCCGGCCAGCTCGCCGCGACAATTGTTAACTGTGGTGCAGGAAGATTTGCCCAGGCAGCTTCAGCAACTCTACTCTACTTCAACGACCTGATCGAGCATGAGACGGGTCTCCCCTCGTGCGACTTCGGGCGAATGATGGGAACTTCGGTCGGATTCTCGTTCTTCAGCCATTCGATCTATGGTGGCGGAGGTCCGGGTATTTTCAACGGAAACCACGTTGTGACAAGACACGCAAATGGTGTTGCAATCCCGTGTGTGGTCGCCGCGTGTGCTCTTGATGCAGGTACCCAGATGTTCTCTCCGGAGAGCACCTCGAAAGTCATGGGTGAAACATACGGCAAGATAGACGTTTTCAACAAGCCTATTCACCAGATTGCCAAAGGAGTGAGCGCATTATCCTGA